A genomic window from Rhodococcus sp. KBS0724 includes:
- a CDS encoding CHAP domain-containing protein, whose translation MTVRTRTAALALAASGLVLTGLTALNAPEAAAAIRTGKVIQQVNVRNAPNTNGPVVRTIPAGTNVGINCWVPGQAITGPYRTTSTIWYTIDGGGYVTDSYLETGSNAAVTPRCSAPALVGGRAMGRTMTVNDATPGQCTWGAKNYWKQATGYYPNIHGDAKAWANDARANGWTVVADAQARSIVVFQPGVHGADRNFGHVGWVDSVENRADGRYIRGRDMNGYGNFVLKDVPGMSYILAP comes from the coding sequence ATGACAGTTCGCACACGTACAGCCGCTCTGGCACTTGCCGCTTCGGGACTTGTCCTCACCGGACTGACGGCACTGAATGCTCCGGAGGCCGCGGCCGCTATACGGACCGGCAAGGTGATACAGCAGGTTAACGTCCGCAATGCTCCGAATACGAACGGACCGGTGGTTCGGACGATTCCTGCGGGAACCAACGTCGGAATCAATTGTTGGGTACCGGGACAGGCAATCACCGGACCGTACCGGACAACTTCTACGATTTGGTACACCATCGACGGCGGTGGTTATGTCACTGACTCCTACCTCGAGACCGGTTCCAACGCTGCTGTGACTCCCCGGTGTTCCGCCCCCGCTCTTGTGGGTGGTAGAGCCATGGGACGCACCATGACAGTGAACGACGCTACTCCGGGTCAATGCACCTGGGGTGCAAAGAATTACTGGAAGCAAGCAACCGGCTATTACCCCAATATTCACGGCGATGCCAAGGCCTGGGCCAACGATGCACGTGCAAACGGGTGGACGGTGGTCGCCGACGCTCAGGCACGGAGCATCGTCGTGTTCCAGCCGGGCGTGCATGGTGCCGACCGCAACTTCGGCCACGTGGGGTGGGTCGATTCCGTCGAGAATCGTGCTGACGGTCGGTACATCCGGGGTCGTGATATGAACGGTTACGGGAATTTCGTGCTCAAGGACGTTCCAGGGATGAGTTACATACTCGCACCGTGA
- a CDS encoding AAA family ATPase encodes MTAPTLTPEHIKDLPNWLREIDVALAANPQVAITGNLRDFVILPRPGTPHPRFATVIEALSTLLSIAGHSCQITFDIVSGPRVLHDNESGSAAAVLSQLDRKASDSGTTQLRALQQLLESVAVSERPMCLVIDNASRLTPGPDFSDPEFHRVLVVAEKLLSTARRNPVPGPHITPLYNTVFWLVDQENDLPHWLVATDTVRVVSIPAPTFGQRRTAVTSLVPSLPGGVDLDPTAREAVIESYAAQTNGLTLRSITEVNRLAIDRRIVATSIEDAIRTFRVGVPDNPWQDPALKQRIREGAKYLGSRVLGQQAPIRKTVDILIRSTTGLTGAQGSGDSSRPQGILFFAGPTGVGKTELAKSMAELVFGRKDAFIRFDMSEFSSEHAEARLIGAPPGYVGHNTGGELTNAVRHNPFSLLLFDEIEKAHPRILDKFLQILEDGRLTDGNGSTVYFSEALIVFTSNLGVYRTDSQGERVPVVSRGRPYIEIESTIRAAVSEHFTKDIGRPELLNRIGDNIVVFDFISPRTAEDLVPMFVDNVTRRVHSISGTHISVADSVIQQLVESACERLDFGGRGVGTIVETMLVNPLSRALFEMDISTAHATVTAITQDSTGWMVTLS; translated from the coding sequence GTGACTGCGCCTACTCTTACCCCTGAGCACATCAAGGATCTTCCCAACTGGCTCCGAGAAATCGATGTGGCACTCGCCGCAAATCCGCAGGTTGCGATTACCGGCAATCTGCGCGATTTTGTAATACTTCCGCGCCCGGGCACTCCGCATCCACGATTTGCAACTGTCATCGAGGCATTGAGCACCCTGTTGTCGATCGCCGGCCACTCATGCCAGATCACCTTCGATATCGTCAGCGGACCACGCGTACTACACGACAACGAAAGTGGCAGCGCTGCAGCCGTACTGTCGCAACTGGATCGGAAGGCCTCTGACTCCGGAACGACCCAGCTTCGCGCACTTCAACAACTCCTTGAATCAGTTGCGGTTTCCGAACGACCGATGTGTCTCGTCATCGACAACGCCTCCCGCCTGACGCCTGGACCCGACTTCAGCGATCCTGAGTTTCATCGTGTCCTGGTAGTAGCAGAAAAACTGTTGTCCACCGCGCGCCGGAATCCGGTTCCGGGGCCGCACATCACGCCGCTGTACAACACGGTCTTCTGGCTTGTCGACCAAGAGAACGACCTACCGCATTGGTTGGTCGCCACAGATACGGTCCGAGTCGTATCCATCCCCGCACCTACATTTGGTCAGCGTCGGACAGCAGTAACCAGCCTTGTTCCTTCCCTACCCGGAGGTGTCGATCTCGATCCAACTGCCCGTGAAGCTGTAATCGAGAGCTACGCCGCACAAACCAACGGATTGACTCTGCGGTCCATCACCGAGGTCAACCGTCTCGCTATCGATCGTCGAATCGTGGCCACGTCGATCGAGGACGCAATCCGCACTTTCCGAGTGGGGGTGCCCGACAATCCCTGGCAAGATCCCGCGCTCAAACAGCGAATTCGCGAGGGTGCCAAGTATCTCGGGAGCAGAGTTCTCGGTCAGCAGGCGCCGATTCGGAAGACGGTTGACATCCTGATTCGGTCGACGACCGGCCTGACCGGCGCACAAGGGTCAGGCGACAGCTCCCGTCCGCAAGGCATTCTGTTCTTTGCAGGCCCGACCGGAGTAGGGAAAACAGAGCTCGCGAAGTCGATGGCCGAGTTGGTATTCGGACGTAAGGATGCGTTCATCCGCTTCGACATGAGCGAATTCTCATCCGAGCATGCCGAAGCCCGGCTGATCGGCGCACCACCAGGATATGTCGGCCACAACACGGGGGGTGAACTCACGAATGCAGTGCGGCACAATCCCTTCAGCCTGCTCCTATTCGACGAAATCGAGAAGGCCCATCCGAGGATCCTCGACAAATTCCTACAGATTCTCGAGGACGGCCGACTGACCGACGGAAACGGCTCGACCGTGTACTTCTCCGAAGCGTTGATCGTCTTCACGTCGAACCTAGGTGTCTACCGGACCGACAGTCAGGGCGAACGGGTACCCGTCGTCTCCCGAGGTCGGCCATATATCGAGATCGAGTCGACCATCAGAGCTGCTGTCTCCGAGCACTTCACAAAAGACATCGGCAGACCTGAACTACTGAACCGCATCGGCGACAATATCGTGGTCTTCGACTTCATCTCACCGAGAACAGCAGAAGATTTGGTGCCGATGTTCGTCGACAACGTCACGCGGCGCGTGCACAGCATCAGTGGGACACACATCTCGGTGGCCGACTCCGTAATTCAGCAACTCGTCGAATCAGCTTGTGAAAGACTGGATTTCGGCGGTCGTGGGGTCGGAACAATTGTCGAGACAATGCTAGTCAACCCCCTATCTCGCGCTCTGTTCGAGATGGATATTTCCACAGCCCACGCCACGGTCACCGCGATCACACAAGATTCCACCGGATGGATGGTGACACTGTCGTGA
- a CDS encoding tetratricopeptide repeat protein, producing the protein MKHHPWPSRLYLDGLDLLADGNAIDALELLRAAQRECVREGELHGIAHCLRLIGIAQADIEQFADSIKTLRQALELLTDLDDPELTADCAGELGLVLADTGDKREAIVWLQKSCDLFESWGDVETGAAYCGVLAELYEDSGAVQHAYAAFSRAARGFFASGQIEESARCHEGAGSCLLEMEDITSAKAQFTIARTLYREVDKGLEAARCQYLIGITSTVEDLADTEIELHAAIDFFRTAEVLDAEGDCWEQLGDLYFEAKRVTDAVESYRAAIALHSRTDRPSRSAHCHRQLGLLLLHLRMIDDAITSLVSARNLFADEHPDDAAGIDVGLGMIYEDQGRPSDAVDAYNRARQAHTRLGDIVSVATCDMHLATVQMQLGDLVSAERLLISALAEFSAVEEPVLRATCLRYFGALAREGLELSRAEDFVNQSLALIVGLGESELEADCRQELALVLMQNAEYEAAIDGLEFARAAFVNGENVEKSAACQQSIGVCLLSLGRYDDAEQALLESRKAFSNSGIRYGVATSDSHLSQVYLEAGRLADAENSFVKARAAFDSFGSIDRVAMVDQNMGGLHVARGDFDLAEAAFSSAAALFAGLGQHARAAVCRCNIGVVAFMTSDFVRAKNVLTEAIEDFGSDLAYRRNVGWCQRNLACAEIMEGSPGTALVHLGAARELFLALRTMIDVAKCDFLAAISIIAAAGGERHREALELALPAVQYVNAQRFQFEIASSRLSWEKTASQWMAEIFVWADKLGDQQLLSELVESTINSGTHVAEISADRFLTDVDIESPTPRIADDAGLGMGGASALVAGAVLPMRPPPLLQMPGGQIALEHYLRSMDTRYGTVSGPTVVPVI; encoded by the coding sequence ATGAAACACCACCCTTGGCCGAGCCGTCTGTATCTAGACGGACTCGATCTTCTTGCCGATGGCAACGCCATCGACGCGCTGGAACTTCTTCGGGCCGCACAGCGCGAATGTGTCAGAGAAGGCGAACTTCACGGCATCGCACACTGCCTACGATTGATCGGCATTGCACAGGCGGACATCGAACAATTCGCAGATTCGATCAAAACGTTGCGCCAGGCACTGGAATTGCTGACAGATCTCGACGATCCGGAATTGACAGCAGACTGCGCCGGCGAACTCGGCCTCGTTCTCGCGGACACAGGTGACAAGCGCGAGGCGATCGTGTGGCTCCAGAAATCATGTGACCTCTTCGAATCCTGGGGTGATGTCGAGACCGGAGCCGCATACTGCGGTGTGCTCGCCGAACTGTACGAGGACAGTGGCGCTGTCCAACATGCGTACGCAGCGTTCAGCCGGGCAGCACGCGGATTCTTCGCCTCTGGGCAGATAGAGGAGTCCGCCCGCTGCCACGAAGGTGCCGGATCGTGTCTCCTCGAGATGGAGGACATCACTTCCGCAAAGGCGCAGTTCACCATCGCGCGGACACTCTACCGCGAAGTCGACAAGGGTCTGGAAGCCGCTCGTTGCCAGTACCTCATCGGAATCACGTCAACTGTCGAGGACCTTGCTGACACCGAAATCGAATTGCACGCCGCAATCGATTTCTTTCGAACGGCTGAAGTCCTTGATGCAGAGGGAGATTGCTGGGAACAACTCGGAGACCTCTACTTCGAGGCTAAACGTGTGACAGACGCAGTCGAGTCCTACCGAGCGGCGATCGCGCTGCACTCGCGCACAGACCGTCCAAGTCGCAGCGCACACTGCCACAGGCAGTTGGGACTCTTGCTGTTGCATCTCCGAATGATCGACGACGCAATCACATCCTTGGTATCCGCGCGCAATCTGTTTGCCGACGAACATCCGGACGACGCAGCAGGTATCGACGTCGGCCTCGGAATGATCTACGAAGACCAGGGAAGGCCTTCCGACGCAGTTGACGCCTATAACCGTGCGCGACAAGCTCACACACGCCTTGGTGACATCGTTTCTGTGGCCACGTGCGACATGCACTTGGCCACAGTCCAGATGCAGCTCGGTGACTTGGTCTCCGCCGAGCGACTACTGATCTCGGCCTTGGCAGAGTTCAGCGCCGTGGAAGAGCCGGTACTTCGTGCGACATGCCTACGATACTTCGGCGCGCTCGCGCGAGAAGGGCTCGAATTATCCAGAGCGGAAGACTTTGTCAACCAATCGCTCGCACTGATCGTGGGATTGGGCGAGTCCGAGTTGGAGGCGGATTGTCGGCAAGAGTTAGCTCTGGTGTTGATGCAAAACGCTGAATACGAGGCGGCAATTGACGGGCTCGAGTTCGCTCGAGCTGCATTCGTGAACGGGGAGAATGTCGAGAAGTCTGCCGCATGCCAACAGAGTATCGGCGTGTGCCTCCTCTCCTTGGGTCGATACGACGATGCCGAGCAAGCACTACTCGAATCACGAAAAGCCTTTTCGAACAGTGGTATTCGCTACGGGGTTGCGACCAGCGATTCCCACCTCAGTCAGGTCTATCTCGAGGCCGGAAGGCTCGCCGACGCGGAGAATTCGTTTGTCAAGGCTCGCGCGGCGTTCGACTCGTTCGGCTCGATCGATCGAGTCGCGATGGTCGACCAAAATATGGGTGGCCTTCATGTCGCGAGAGGAGACTTCGACCTTGCCGAGGCGGCGTTCTCCAGTGCAGCGGCACTTTTCGCCGGTCTGGGGCAACACGCGCGAGCGGCCGTATGCCGGTGCAATATCGGGGTCGTTGCTTTCATGACCTCGGATTTCGTTCGAGCCAAGAACGTGCTTACCGAGGCCATCGAAGACTTCGGTTCCGATCTCGCCTACAGACGCAATGTCGGCTGGTGCCAACGTAACCTTGCGTGCGCCGAAATCATGGAAGGAAGTCCCGGCACTGCACTGGTGCACCTAGGTGCCGCACGGGAGCTGTTCCTGGCGCTGAGGACCATGATCGATGTTGCCAAGTGCGACTTCTTGGCTGCCATATCGATTATTGCGGCCGCCGGTGGCGAACGACACCGGGAAGCACTCGAACTCGCCCTGCCCGCAGTTCAGTACGTCAACGCGCAGCGATTCCAGTTCGAGATTGCCAGTAGTCGACTCTCCTGGGAGAAAACGGCTTCGCAGTGGATGGCGGAGATATTCGTGTGGGCGGACAAGTTGGGCGATCAACAGCTCTTGAGCGAGCTTGTCGAGTCGACGATCAACTCAGGTACGCACGTGGCCGAGATTTCGGCGGATCGGTTCCTGACCGATGTCGACATCGAATCGCCGACACCTCGGATCGCCGACGACGCTGGTCTTGGCATGGGCGGTGCAAGTGCCCTCGTCGCCGGCGCGGTACTCCCGATGCGCCCACCTCCGCTACTGCAAATGCCAGGGGGGCAGATCGCACTCGAGCACTACCTGCGCTCGATGGATACGCGTTACGGCACAGTCTCGGGACCCACCGTGGTTCCGGTGATCTGA
- a CDS encoding 4Fe-4S single cluster domain-containing protein → MDGDTVVTTMLLSRLHYPVTSLGFGRRAGIWVQGCTVHCRGCVSRDTWPADEAMRVEIDSVLDWLRELDDVDGITVSGGEPTDQPDALRILLNGIEMWRATRANDVDVLLYSGRTTDELAQSLPWLSTAVDVVVSGPYIRELASDSALRGSSNQVVEVCSKLGAMRYPAESREETYADQRREIGVHVDEHTIWMVGIPLQNDMTRLRGALTDRGVTLDRTSWLS, encoded by the coding sequence ATGGATGGTGACACTGTCGTGACGACGATGCTGCTTTCCCGCCTTCACTATCCGGTAACCAGTCTCGGTTTCGGACGGCGCGCCGGCATCTGGGTCCAAGGTTGTACCGTGCACTGCCGCGGCTGTGTGTCCCGCGATACCTGGCCGGCTGACGAAGCGATGCGCGTCGAAATCGACAGCGTACTGGACTGGTTGAGGGAGCTCGATGACGTCGACGGGATTACGGTCTCGGGCGGTGAACCGACAGATCAGCCCGATGCACTTCGGATACTGCTCAACGGGATCGAGATGTGGCGCGCGACCCGCGCCAATGATGTGGACGTACTGCTCTACTCCGGCCGTACAACCGATGAACTCGCTCAGTCCCTACCCTGGTTGAGCACGGCGGTCGATGTTGTGGTCAGCGGTCCGTACATTCGTGAACTAGCTTCCGACAGTGCATTACGCGGATCGTCGAACCAAGTCGTCGAAGTCTGTTCGAAATTGGGCGCCATGCGATATCCGGCGGAAAGCCGTGAAGAAACGTACGCCGATCAGCGTCGGGAAATCGGAGTTCACGTGGACGAACACACCATATGGATGGTTGGAATTCCATTGCAGAATGACATGACGCGTTTGCGTGGGGCACTCACGGACCGCGGCGTCACTCTCGATCGCACCTCGTGGCTGTCATGA